Proteins encoded within one genomic window of bacterium:
- a CDS encoding efflux RND transporter periplasmic adaptor subunit: MSRWTSRAAAVTWILALTAGCTQPAKPVAEPVRPVKTSLVTAGGAARERLLPGTVEASRRVELAFQVPGIIAQLPVREGQAVKQGELIAQLRQDEFQTQLTARQSQLDQARAALDRLVAGERPEERRRLEAQVRAAAARLTNARTEFSRFQQLLSSGAISRQEFDTVRTAYLVAQEEHAAARQLLEQSATGRAEDIAASEAQVRGLEAQVVDANIQLQDSTLLAPYDGVIAQRFVEPNQNVRAKQPIVRFQDVDEIDIAVDVPETLMVVDIRSADILQMTAELTGAPGVQFPVHIREVAQEADPTTQTYRMRVAMKVPPGITVLPGMTAAVHLTYRRASILGDAILVPLSAIYKDPEGEAVAWVIGAENVVQRRPVRLGAVTGSQIEVVEGLEPGDRIAIAGVRFLRDGMTVRDLGDELGARAS, from the coding sequence ATGAGCAGATGGACATCCCGCGCGGCGGCCGTCACCTGGATCCTGGCGCTGACGGCTGGTTGCACACAGCCGGCGAAGCCGGTCGCCGAGCCCGTGCGGCCGGTCAAGACCAGCCTCGTCACCGCCGGCGGCGCAGCCCGTGAGCGGCTGCTGCCGGGCACGGTCGAGGCATCGCGGCGCGTCGAGCTCGCCTTCCAGGTGCCCGGGATCATCGCCCAGCTCCCGGTGCGCGAGGGGCAGGCGGTCAAGCAGGGGGAGCTGATCGCGCAGCTCCGCCAGGACGAGTTCCAGACGCAGCTCACGGCGCGACAGAGCCAGCTCGACCAGGCGCGAGCGGCGCTCGATCGGCTGGTCGCCGGCGAGCGGCCCGAGGAGCGGCGTCGCCTCGAGGCGCAGGTGCGCGCCGCCGCGGCGCGGCTGACCAACGCCCGCACCGAGTTCAGCCGCTTCCAGCAGTTGCTCAGCTCGGGCGCCATCTCGCGCCAGGAGTTCGATACTGTCCGCACCGCCTATCTGGTGGCCCAGGAGGAGCACGCCGCCGCCCGCCAGTTGCTCGAGCAGAGCGCCACCGGGCGCGCCGAGGACATCGCCGCCAGCGAGGCGCAGGTACGCGGGCTGGAGGCGCAGGTGGTCGACGCCAACATCCAACTGCAGGACAGCACCCTGCTGGCGCCCTACGACGGCGTCATCGCCCAGCGCTTCGTCGAGCCGAACCAGAACGTGCGCGCCAAGCAGCCGATCGTCCGCTTCCAGGACGTCGACGAGATCGACATCGCCGTCGACGTGCCGGAGACCCTGATGGTGGTCGACATCCGATCGGCCGACATCCTGCAGATGACCGCCGAGCTCACTGGCGCGCCCGGCGTGCAGTTCCCCGTCCACATCCGCGAGGTCGCCCAGGAGGCCGACCCGACGACGCAGACCTACCGCATGCGGGTCGCCATGAAGGTGCCGCCGGGCATCACGGTGCTGCCCGGCATGACGGCGGCGGTCCACCTGACCTACCGCCGCGCCAGCATCCTCGGCGACGCCATCCTGGTGCCGCTGTCCGCCATCTACAAGGATCCGGAGGGCGAGGCGGTGGCCTGGGTGATCGGCGCCGAGAACGTCGTCCAGCGCCGGCCGGTCCGGCTCGGCGCCGTCACCGGCTCGCAGATCGAGGTGGTGGAAGGGCTGGAGCCGGGCGACCGCATCGCCATCGCCGGCGTGCGCTTCCTGCGCGACGGCATGACCGTCCGCGACCTCGGTGACGAGCTCGGAGCGCGGGCGTCGTGA
- a CDS encoding zinc ribbon domain-containing protein: MPTCTIWSSDSPAGQNFCGECGAALGNRCPQCGADNPAGKNFRGDCGTALTGIRFEECRSARASGLERAR; this comes from the coding sequence CTGCCGACTTGCACCATCTGGAGCAGCGACAGCCCCGCCGGGCAGAACTTCTGCGGCGAATGCGGCGCTGCACTCGGAAATCGATGTCCGCAGTGCGGCGCGGACAACCCGGCGGGCAAGAATTTCCGCGGCGATTGCGGAACTGCCCTCACCGGGATCCGGTTCGAGGAGTGCAGGAGTGCCAGGGCGTCCGGGCTGGAGCGGGCTCGGTGA
- a CDS encoding lysophospholipid acyltransferase family protein, with protein MALLRKRTSLPTRLLVWSIPKLFFGCSHLLFRSCRITYLGKEHEDEFLRRGEPICFAGLHQGMLYLPFHFRDRDGVVMVSASRDGDLISRTMGMFGLRSARGSTRHGGAEALQAMIREVNDARCSAGVIVDGPRGPAGIAKRGAILLARATGLPIVPGTWWATPHLEFGSWDRTIVPLPFARMVFAFEPALHVAPDADDAEVEALRIELTARLERARATALAACA; from the coding sequence ATGGCGCTGCTCCGGAAACGGACGTCGCTGCCCACGCGCCTGCTGGTGTGGAGCATCCCCAAGCTCTTCTTCGGATGCTCCCACCTGCTCTTCCGCTCGTGCCGCATCACCTATCTCGGCAAGGAGCACGAGGACGAATTCCTCCGCCGGGGCGAACCGATCTGCTTCGCCGGCCTGCATCAGGGGATGCTCTACCTGCCGTTCCACTTCCGCGACCGCGACGGCGTGGTGATGGTCAGCGCCAGCCGCGACGGCGACCTGATCTCGCGCACCATGGGCATGTTCGGCCTGCGCAGTGCCCGCGGATCGACCCGGCACGGCGGCGCCGAGGCGCTGCAGGCGATGATCCGCGAGGTGAACGACGCGCGCTGCAGCGCCGGGGTGATCGTCGACGGTCCGCGCGGTCCGGCGGGGATCGCCAAGCGCGGGGCCATTCTGCTGGCCCGCGCCACCGGCCTGCCGATCGTGCCCGGCACCTGGTGGGCGACGCCGCACCTCGAGTTCGGCTCCTGGGATCGCACCATCGTGCCGTTGCCCTTCGCGCGCATGGTGTTCGCCTTCGAGCCGGCGCTCCACGTCGCGCCCGACGCCGACGACGCCGAGGTCGAGGCGCTGCGCATCGAGCTCACCGCCCGCCTCGAACGGGCCCGCGCCACCGCCCTCGCCGCCTGCGCCTGA
- a CDS encoding PIN domain-containing protein produces the protein MIALDSSVFAFLAGATGRDADLVDRLFAAYLPPVVLTEMLSDPKLPKQVAELLVQIPRLELLPGYWERAGALRAKVLGQKRRARLADTLIAQSCIDHDVGLVTRDADFRQFVRAGGLRLVGGSHRVA, from the coding sequence ATGATCGCCCTCGACTCGAGTGTGTTCGCCTTCCTCGCGGGCGCCACGGGACGCGATGCCGACCTCGTCGATCGATTGTTCGCCGCATACCTGCCCCCCGTGGTACTGACCGAGATGCTGAGCGACCCGAAACTACCGAAACAGGTGGCGGAGCTCCTCGTGCAGATCCCACGGCTGGAGTTGCTGCCTGGATACTGGGAGCGGGCTGGGGCCCTGCGCGCCAAGGTGCTCGGCCAGAAGCGACGGGCACGACTCGCCGACACCTTGATCGCCCAGAGCTGCATCGACCACGACGTCGGCCTGGTCACCAGGGATGCCGACTTCCGGCAGTTCGTGCGCGCCGGTGGTTTGCGGCTCGTCGGCGGCTCGCATCGCGTCGCGTAG
- a CDS encoding IS256 family transposase, with amino-acid sequence MVQVPLPLVTVLADAKTAFFGLCLTAGQQVFEALMEQDREQLCGPKHLPNPARRAYRSGSAPSEVVLGGRRIVLPRLRARSVAGEELALPSFTYASAQDPLDAHTLEAIAVGVSTRQYARTLAPLPAELPERAVSKSAVSRRFVALTTAQLTTWLATPLDGLDIRIVLIDGLHFRDHVILLAVGVDPHGGKHVLALREGTTENAAVCKALLADVRQRGLDLDRPTLFIIDGGTGLRKAIRESCGALGVVQRCQVHKTRNVLEHLPESERPRLRRALAEAYALPDAALAKRRLTQLAAGLERAHPGAAASLREGLDETLTLPGLGVSGALYRTLRSANAIENLNGLVGRFIRNVRRWRDGHMLVRWIAAGLHEARRSFRRIRGHADLPALIRALDRSALDTRKEVA; translated from the coding sequence ATGGTGCAGGTGCCGCTGCCGCTGGTGACGGTGCTGGCCGACGCGAAGACCGCCTTCTTCGGACTGTGCCTGACGGCCGGGCAGCAGGTGTTCGAGGCGCTGATGGAGCAGGACCGCGAGCAGCTCTGCGGGCCGAAGCATCTGCCCAACCCCGCCCGCCGGGCGTACCGCAGCGGGAGCGCGCCGAGCGAGGTGGTGCTGGGCGGGCGGCGCATCGTGCTGCCGCGGCTGCGCGCCCGCAGCGTGGCGGGCGAGGAACTCGCGCTGCCGAGCTTCACCTACGCCAGTGCCCAGGATCCGCTCGACGCCCATACGCTGGAAGCGATCGCGGTCGGCGTCAGCACACGCCAGTATGCGCGCACGCTCGCCCCCCTGCCGGCCGAGCTGCCCGAGCGGGCCGTCTCCAAGAGCGCGGTGTCGCGCCGCTTCGTGGCGTTGACCACCGCGCAACTGACCACCTGGCTGGCCACGCCGCTGGACGGGCTCGACATCCGCATCGTCCTGATCGACGGGCTGCACTTCCGCGACCACGTGATCCTGCTGGCCGTCGGCGTTGATCCCCACGGCGGCAAGCACGTCTTGGCCCTGCGCGAGGGCACCACCGAGAACGCAGCGGTCTGCAAAGCGCTGCTCGCCGATGTGCGCCAGCGCGGGCTGGATCTCGACCGCCCGACGCTGTTCATCATCGACGGCGGCACCGGGCTGCGGAAGGCGATCCGGGAGAGCTGCGGCGCGCTCGGCGTGGTCCAGCGCTGTCAGGTCCACAAGACCCGCAACGTCTTGGAGCATCTGCCCGAGTCCGAGCGCCCGCGCCTGCGCCGGGCGCTCGCCGAGGCCTACGCGCTGCCCGACGCCGCCCTGGCCAAGCGGCGCCTCACCCAGCTCGCCGCCGGCCTCGAGCGAGCGCACCCCGGCGCGGCCGCCTCGTTGCGCGAAGGACTGGATGAGACGCTCACGCTGCCGGGCCTGGGCGTCAGCGGCGCGCTCTACCGCACGCTGCGCAGCGCCAATGCGATCGAGAACCTCAACGGCCTGGTCGGCCGCTTCATCCGCAACGTGCGCCGCTGGCGCGACGGCCACATGCTCGTTCGCTGGATCGCCGCCGGGCTGCACGAGGCGCGTCGCAGCTTCCGCCGCATCCGCGGCCACGCCGATCTCCCCGCCCTCATCCGGGCGCTCGATCGCTCGGCCCTCGACACCCGAAAGGAGGTCGCGTAG
- a CDS encoding sulfite exporter TauE/SafE family protein: protein MLPEHLAVLILGVLLIAVLYSSVGQAGASGYIAVMSLVGLAPSFIKPAALALNTVVALIAAVQFHRAGHFAWRLFWPFAALSVPLAILGGAVSLPSRVFNVLVGCLLLVSALSFVLRPSSATAARPPTRAVAIGVGALLGLIAGVTGTGGGIFFTPLLLGMRWATPRQAAAASAFFVLVNSLAALVGNVSSARALPMSVVPLAGAAMVGGSVGAWLGSRHLAHAVIERVLAVVLLIAGGKLILVP, encoded by the coding sequence ATGCTTCCGGAGCACCTCGCGGTGTTGATCCTCGGCGTCCTCCTGATCGCCGTCCTGTACTCGTCGGTCGGCCAGGCGGGAGCGTCGGGGTACATCGCGGTGATGTCGCTCGTGGGACTCGCGCCCTCGTTCATCAAGCCGGCGGCGCTCGCCCTCAACACCGTCGTGGCGCTGATCGCCGCCGTGCAGTTCCATCGCGCCGGCCACTTCGCGTGGCGCCTGTTCTGGCCGTTCGCCGCGCTCTCGGTCCCGCTGGCGATCCTCGGCGGCGCCGTCAGCCTGCCGAGCCGTGTGTTCAACGTGCTGGTCGGCTGTCTGCTGCTCGTGTCGGCGCTGTCCTTCGTGCTGCGGCCGTCCAGCGCGACCGCCGCGCGGCCGCCCACGCGCGCGGTGGCGATCGGCGTCGGCGCGCTGCTCGGGCTGATCGCCGGAGTGACCGGGACCGGCGGAGGGATTTTCTTCACGCCGCTGCTGCTCGGCATGCGTTGGGCGACCCCCCGCCAGGCCGCCGCGGCCTCGGCCTTCTTCGTCCTGGTCAATTCGCTGGCGGCGCTGGTCGGGAACGTGAGCAGCGCCCGCGCGTTGCCCATGTCCGTCGTCCCGCTGGCGGGTGCGGCGATGGTCGGCGGGAGCGTGGGGGCATGGCTCGGCAGCCGACACCTGGCGCACGCCGTGATCGAGCGCGTGCTCGCCGTCGTCCTGCTGATCGCCGGCGGCAAGCTGATCCTCGTGCCGTGA
- a CDS encoding putative sulfate/molybdate transporter, producing MPVMAPTRPAPRLRFDRHELAGAFGDIGTDLPLLIALIATCGLDPASVCILFGALQIATGLVYGIPMPVQPLKAMAAIMLAQRLSPGILAGGGLVVGGAMLVLAVTGLLDWLTRVVPREVVRGIQLGLGLTLATLALKEYASADGVGGYVLAAASVALLLALRGQRRVPAPLIVMGLGVLYAGVFRLEGHALAGAIGLRLPIVQMPSADDLLRGALLLALPQIPLSLGNSVIATSQTTRDLFPDRAVPVRKIGITYGVMNLIAPWFGGVPVCHGCGGLVGFYGFGARTGGAPVLYGTMYLLLGLIFAPGFADVVHVFPMPILGVVLLFEGVTLMTLVRDVAADRGALWIALVVAAAVVGLPYGYVVGLIGGTLIAWAVRRGWVTPPALANG from the coding sequence ATGCCCGTGATGGCTCCGACCCGCCCGGCGCCCCGCCTGCGTTTCGACCGCCACGAGCTGGCCGGGGCGTTCGGTGACATCGGCACCGATCTGCCGCTGCTGATCGCGCTCATCGCCACCTGCGGTCTCGACCCGGCCAGCGTCTGCATCCTCTTCGGTGCCCTGCAGATCGCCACCGGGCTCGTCTACGGCATCCCGATGCCGGTGCAGCCGCTGAAGGCGATGGCGGCGATCATGTTGGCGCAGCGCCTGTCGCCGGGAATCCTCGCGGGCGGCGGGCTGGTCGTCGGGGGCGCGATGCTCGTGCTGGCGGTGACCGGCCTCCTCGACTGGTTGACGCGTGTCGTCCCCAGGGAGGTCGTGCGCGGCATCCAACTCGGACTCGGTCTCACGTTGGCGACGCTGGCGTTGAAGGAGTACGCCAGCGCCGACGGCGTGGGCGGCTACGTTCTCGCGGCGGCATCCGTGGCGCTGCTGCTGGCGCTGCGCGGCCAACGCCGGGTGCCCGCGCCACTGATCGTGATGGGACTGGGCGTGCTCTACGCGGGCGTGTTTCGGCTCGAGGGACATGCGCTCGCGGGAGCCATCGGACTGCGACTGCCCATCGTCCAGATGCCGAGCGCCGACGACCTCCTGCGCGGCGCCCTGCTGCTCGCCCTGCCGCAGATTCCGCTGTCGCTCGGGAACTCGGTGATCGCGACCAGCCAGACGACGAGAGACCTCTTTCCCGATCGCGCCGTTCCGGTGCGCAAGATCGGCATCACCTACGGCGTCATGAATCTGATCGCGCCGTGGTTCGGCGGCGTCCCGGTGTGCCACGGCTGCGGCGGGCTGGTCGGCTTCTATGGGTTCGGCGCGCGCACCGGCGGCGCGCCGGTCCTCTACGGAACGATGTACCTGTTGTTGGGGCTGATCTTCGCCCCCGGGTTTGCGGACGTCGTGCACGTGTTCCCGATGCCGATTCTCGGCGTGGTGCTGTTGTTCGAGGGGGTCACGCTGATGACCCTGGTGCGCGACGTGGCCGCCGACCGCGGCGCGCTGTGGATCGCGTTGGTCGTGGCGGCGGCCGTCGTCGGCCTGCCGTATGGATACGTGGTCGGGTTGATCGGGGGGACGCTCATCGCCTGGGCGGTGCGCCGCGGCTGGGTGACACCTCCCGCGCTGGCGAACGGCTGA
- a CDS encoding PIN domain-containing protein, which translates to MLAFFDTSIHVDILRGTRPLAQVLEAAGNPPVRLSPVVASELLRGVSGRGTRSVMRLVRALVPVEPPSWRACWLETGRLLPRVFPDHEAIGLARLQNDLLLALTARHTASLFVTGDAHFTALRRHVSFTVKVLPSA; encoded by the coding sequence ATGCTCGCCTTCTTTGACACCAGTATCCACGTCGACATTCTCCGAGGGACACGCCCGCTCGCTCAGGTCCTCGAAGCCGCCGGCAACCCGCCGGTGCGGCTGTCGCCCGTGGTCGCGAGCGAGCTCCTGCGAGGTGTGTCGGGTCGGGGCACGCGCAGCGTGATGCGGTTGGTGCGCGCATTGGTTCCCGTGGAGCCACCGTCATGGCGCGCCTGCTGGCTCGAGACCGGTCGGCTGCTGCCGCGCGTGTTCCCTGATCACGAGGCGATCGGACTGGCGCGGCTGCAGAATGACCTGCTGCTCGCACTGACGGCCCGCCACACTGCGAGCCTGTTCGTGACCGGCGATGCGCACTTCACCGCGCTGCGGCGGCATGTGTCGTTCACTGTGAAGGTCTTGCCGTCGGCCTAG
- a CDS encoding YnfA family protein, which produces MVEIGKTTALFFLTAVAEILGCYLPFLWRRHGAPAWVLLPAAGCLALFTWLLTLHPAAAGRTYAAYGGVYVATAVLWLGVIERQRPDQWDLVGSGVCLLGMGIIFFAPR; this is translated from the coding sequence ATGGTCGAGATCGGGAAAACGACGGCCCTTTTCTTCCTCACCGCGGTGGCGGAGATCCTCGGATGCTACCTGCCGTTTCTGTGGCGTCGGCATGGCGCCCCGGCCTGGGTGCTGCTGCCGGCCGCCGGCTGCCTGGCACTGTTCACGTGGCTGTTGACGCTGCACCCGGCGGCGGCCGGTCGCACGTACGCCGCCTACGGGGGCGTCTACGTGGCGACCGCCGTCCTGTGGTTGGGCGTCATCGAGAGGCAGCGGCCGGACCAGTGGGACCTGGTCGGCAGCGGCGTCTGCCTGCTCGGTATGGGGATCATCTTCTTCGCCCCGCGCTGA